Part of the Micromonospora rhizosphaerae genome is shown below.
CAATCTCCGTGATGGCCCGATCCACACTGACCTGCGCCAGGCCGATTGCGATGAAGGCCGCGTCCCAGCTCCACATGTGCGGATAGAGCCGCGGTGCGGCCGCTGTCATGGTGCCGAGGTCATTGTTGCGCAGGATGTAGGCGGCACGTGCGGTCAGCGCCCCGTCGCTCAGGCGCCCTTGAGCCCGGGCCGCCGCAACCGGTCTGGCGTCCAGCATTGTCATACGGTCTCCAGCGATAGTTGGGTTTCCGAGTCGTACCAGCGCAGGTGCTCCGACCTGAAGCTCAACCACACGGTGTCCCCCGGTCCAACGCGGAAGTTGTTGGGCGCTTGCACCTTGATCTGCTGCCCGGCGAGATCTGCGGTGATCAGCACTGCCGAGCCGAGGGGCTCGAAGACCTGAACAGTGGCGCGTAGCGCGTCCGGCAGTTCGCGGTCGGAGACGCCAATGGTCTCGGCCCGCACACCGAGATGCACATCGGCGCCGTGGAGGGGTCGCAAGGCGTCGGGGCCGCGGAGGACCTGGCCGCCGAGGTCGACGGTGACGCGGGCAGACTCACGATCAGCGCCGTCCACGCCGCCGATGAGGAAGTTCATCGGCGGGCTGCCGAGGAAGCCGCCGACAAACCGGCTCGCCGGACGGTCGTAGACGGCAATGGGGTCGTCACACTGGACCACGACGCCCTCCCGCATGACCGCCACCCGATCACCGAGTGAGAGCGCCTCGGCTTGGTCGTGGGTCACGTAGAGCGTCGTCGTACCGAGCTCCTGGACAAGCTTCTTCAGCTCGGAACGGAAGGACAGCCGCAGCAGAGCGTCGAGGTTCGACAATGGCTCGTCCATGAGCAGCACGTCGGCGTCGACCACGATGGCGCGGGCAACCGCGACCCGTTGGCGTTGGCCGCCGGACAGCTGCGAGGGGTACCGGTCGAGATACGGCGTGAGCTGCAGCAGGTCCGCCGCCCAGGCAACCTTGCGTCGGATCTCCTCCCGGGCGATTCCCCGCATCGCCAGCCCGAACCCGATGTTGTCTCGGACTCTGCGATGCGGGAAGACAGCGTAGGACTGGAAGACCATCGAGAGATTCCGCTCGCGCGGCGGCAGGTAGGTCACGTCGCGGCCACCGACGACGACCTGTCCAGCATCGGGCAGTTCCAGGCCAGCCACCATCCGGAGCAGTGTCGTCTTGCCGCAGCCGGATGGCCCGAGGAGCACCATGAACTCGCCGTCGGCGATGTCGAGGGAGATGTCATCGGTAGCCCGCGCGGTGGCGCCGGGATATGTCTTCACGAGGTTGCGGAGGTTCACTTCGGCCATCGGATCCTCATCGGTTCAGGCGGGCACCCGGATCGGGTGGTCAGCGCAGGGCAGATCCCCACATGTTCAGCAGGTATCGGCGCATCAGGAAAATGAACACCAACGCAGGAACGACAAGCGCGAAGCCGCCGGCGAACCGGTAGGCGAGCGGCGACTCCCGCAAGGACGTGAGCACCTGTGCCGGCAGGGTGCGGTTGTCCAGCGTGAGCACCGCGGCAGCCAGCACCTCGTTCCACGACAGCACGAAGGTGAAGATGCTGGATGCGGCGATGCCGGGCAATGCGAGCGGCATGACGACACGCAGGAAGGCACCGATCCGGCTGCAGCCAAACAGCAGGGCGGCCTCCTCGACATCGCGGGGCACCGAGACGAAGATGCTCGCGGTGATGAGGATGGTCGTCGGCAACGCCAGCGCGGTGTGGACAAGCATGACCGCCAAGACGCTGTCGTAGACACCTGCGGTGAGGAACAGCTGCGCCAACGGAATGGACAGCACGACGATGGGCAACGCCCTGGTCAACAGCAGGAACAGCTGATAGGTGTCGCGTCCACGGAAGCCGTAGCGCGCCAGTGCATAACCTCCGGGCGCTCCGACGAGGAGGGAGAGCATCACGGTGAAGAAACCGACGAGCAGCGAGTTCAGCGTGGCGGGCAGCACTCCGGCGGAGCCGAGAAATGCGTTGATCGTCTCCGTCGACACATCCGTGGGCAGCAACGACTTGGGGAAGTCGTTCAACGACTCCCGGGATGAGAATGCGGCCAGCGCGATGAGGTAGATCGGTACGCCCATGAAAAGCGTGATCACCACGGCAGCCAGGTGCTGGAGCGCTCGGCGCCGATGCAGGCGGCGCAGCGGCGCCCGGTCGATCGGCGGCAAGTCGACCGGCGTCGCCAGGGTCGCGCGCGGTGCGCTACGTGTCGGTGCCGTCATCGAAGCCCCCTCGTAGCCTCAGGCTGTCGTAGCGCGCGAAGGTAGATCACGGACGTGAGCAGCGACATTCCGAGGACGACGAGCGCCACCGCGGTGGCCACGGCCGGGTTCTGGAGCGTGGCGAACCATTCGTACGTTTCGCCGACGAGCAGCGGGAAGTCGCGACCCGTCAGGGCCTGGGCGACGGCGAAAGCCTGGAAGGCGAGGATGGTCCGCAGGATCAGCGCAACCTGCAGGCTCGGCTTGACCAGGGGCAGGGTTACATGACGAAGCCGCTGCCAGAAGGTGGCACCGAAGATCTGTGCTGCCTCGTCGTAGTCCTTCGGAACGACCTGCAGCCCGGCGACGACGATGAGCAGGACCAGCGACGTGGAACGCCAAAGTTCTGCCATGAAGACGGCCAGCAGCATTGTGGACTCGTTCTGGTAGGACAGCCACGCGAATCCGTCGCCGAGGCCCAGCGTGACCAGTACGGAGTTCAGGTATCCGCGGTCGGAAAAGACGGCCAGCCACACCAAGCCGGCAGCCAGATCGCTCACGGCTAGCGGGATCGCCCACACGTAGAAGTAGATTCCGGAGAAGCGAAGCTTGGCCTGCAGGAGTAGTGCCATCGCGAAGGCGAGGACGAACTGGACCGGTATCACGACGGCGATGAGCAGCAGAGTGTTGCGGACCGA
Proteins encoded:
- a CDS encoding ABC transporter ATP-binding protein, translated to MAEVNLRNLVKTYPGATARATDDISLDIADGEFMVLLGPSGCGKTTLLRMVAGLELPDAGQVVVGGRDVTYLPPRERNLSMVFQSYAVFPHRRVRDNIGFGLAMRGIAREEIRRKVAWAADLLQLTPYLDRYPSQLSGGQRQRVAVARAIVVDADVLLMDEPLSNLDALLRLSFRSELKKLVQELGTTTLYVTHDQAEALSLGDRVAVMREGVVVQCDDPIAVYDRPASRFVGGFLGSPPMNFLIGGVDGADRESARVTVDLGGQVLRGPDALRPLHGADVHLGVRAETIGVSDRELPDALRATVQVFEPLGSAVLITADLAGQQIKVQAPNNFRVGPGDTVWLSFRSEHLRWYDSETQLSLETV
- a CDS encoding carbohydrate ABC transporter permease, with product MTAPTRSAPRATLATPVDLPPIDRAPLRRLHRRRALQHLAAVVITLFMGVPIYLIALAAFSSRESLNDFPKSLLPTDVSTETINAFLGSAGVLPATLNSLLVGFFTVMLSLLVGAPGGYALARYGFRGRDTYQLFLLLTRALPIVVLSIPLAQLFLTAGVYDSVLAVMLVHTALALPTTILITASIFVSVPRDVEEAALLFGCSRIGAFLRVVMPLALPGIAASSIFTFVLSWNEVLAAAVLTLDNRTLPAQVLTSLRESPLAYRFAGGFALVVPALVFIFLMRRYLLNMWGSALR
- a CDS encoding carbohydrate ABC transporter permease, which encodes MALLFGWPVATGIIEAFRGPDGLTLANFERMTGEPNFWDSVRNTLLLIAVVIPVQFVLAFAMALLLQAKLRFSGIYFYVWAIPLAVSDLAAGLVWLAVFSDRGYLNSVLVTLGLGDGFAWLSYQNESTMLLAVFMAELWRSTSLVLLIVVAGLQVVPKDYDEAAQIFGATFWQRLRHVTLPLVKPSLQVALILRTILAFQAFAVAQALTGRDFPLLVGETYEWFATLQNPAVATAVALVVLGMSLLTSVIYLRALRQPEATRGLR